The Populus trichocarpa isolate Nisqually-1 chromosome 11, P.trichocarpa_v4.1, whole genome shotgun sequence genome has a segment encoding these proteins:
- the LOC7462355 gene encoding stemmadenine O-acetyltransferase isoform X11 encodes MDVSIISRELIKPSSPSIHHLSPFKLSLLDQLFPTTYVPMVFFYPTKNNQDFKGLQISIQLKRSLSQTLSTFYPLSGRVRNNSLIDNYEKGAPFVETRVKGSLFDFLIQPQLNSLNKFLPCQPLGYQSDPEATPQVAIQVNTFDCGGTALGLCFSHKIIDVATAIAFLDSWAANTRGHYLEQINPALFEASSRFPPQNKFLVQFPLWVAENYLFKEGNVTKRFVFDADAIATLRAKAKSKRVPNPSRTETLTAFIWKSCTEACRSLCALPRPSVSLHAVNIRQRTKPSFSRYSIGNLWWRSLTACELADTKIELNDLVSLTRESFTNINDDLLKDFQGENGLQGISESLLKQLVGIGSRNPEIFLFSSWLNFDLNDVDFGWGKPIWVGLTGEVGRPSGWANATFFKQTGRNNEIEVWMTLNEKIMSVVERNPEFLEFSTPNPSIFMPHVSS; translated from the exons ATGGACGTCAGTATCATTTCAAGAGAGCTCATCAAACCCTCTTCGCCATCCATCCATCACCTTTCACCGTTCAAGCTGTCCCTTTTGGATCAGCTTTTCCCCACAACTTATGTTCCAATGGTTTTCTTCTACCCAACAAAAAACAACCAAGATTTCAAAGGTTTACAAATCTCAATTCAACTGAAGAGATCACTGTCCCAAACACTATCCACCTTTTACCCTTTATCTGGGAGGGTGAGAAACAACTCTCTTATAGACAACTACGAGAAGGGTGCTCCATTTGTTGAAACCCGAGTGAAGGGGAGTTTGTTCGATTTTCTTATACAACCTCAGCTAAATTCACTGAATAAATTTCTTCCATGCCAACCATTAGGCTATCAATCAGATCCAGAAGCAACACCACAAGTAGCCATACAAGTTAACACATTTGATTGTGGTGGGACGGCACTCGGTCTCTGCTTTTCACACAAGATCATCGATGTAGCTACGGCGATTGCGTTCCTCGACAGCTGGGCAGCCAACACACGAG GTCATTACCTTGAGCAAATAAATCCTGCTCTTTTTGAGGCGTCATCCCGATTTCCTCCGCAAAATAAATTCTTAGTTCAATTTCCTTTGTGGGTGGCGGAAAACTATTTGTTCAAAGAAGGAAATGTCACCAAGAGATTCGTTTTTGATGCCGATGCCATTGCCACTCTAAGGGCTAAGGCTAAAAGCAAACGGGTGCCGAATCCATCTCGCACTGAAACACTGACTGCCTTTATTTGGAAATCCTGCACGGAAGCTTGTAGGTCGTTATGCGCTCTGCCAAGGCCGTCTGTCTCTCTACATGCAGTGAATATAAGACAAAGAACAAAACCTAGCTTTTCAAGATACTCTATTGGAAACCTATGGTGGCGTTCACTGACAGCCTGTGAGTTGGCTGATACCAAGATAGAGTTGAATGATTTGGTGAGCTTAACTAGAGAATCTTTCACTAATATAAACGATGATCTCCTCAAGGATTTCCAGGGTGAGAACGGGCTTCAAGGCATATCTGAGTCGTTGCTGAAACAACTGGTGGGTATAGGCTCGAGAAAcccagaaatatttttattttctagttggcTTAACTTTGATTTAAATGATGTCGATTTTGGATGGGGAAAACCTATATGGGTGGGTCTTACAGGAGAAGTTGGACGCCCTTCAGGGTGGGCGAATGCTACTTTCTTCAAACAGACTGGACGAAACAATGAAATTGAGGTGTGGATGaccttaaatgaaaaaataatgtctGTGGTAGAGCGTAACCCTGAGTTCCTCGAATTCTCTACTCCAAATCCTAGTATTTTCATGCCTCATGTATCatcttaa
- the LOC127904044 gene encoding probable disease resistance protein At1g15890 yields MDFGIMLRRKIMVSPVSFVSLNLQRALQLLGLNHIYQELKGLALAYGNLSGIEIGNWVDSMIGGEIVIIDQGRAPEVSEAHPAKGKAFQTTELVGRAFERNVSEIWSWLMKDDVLSIGIYGIGGVGKTSLLRHINDQLLQRPSSFQNVFWITVTQDFSIYKLQNLIAKAVDLDLSNDEDEKKRAVKLSNGLIAKKKFVLILDDLWNHFSPEKVGVPVGVDGCKLILTSRSLRVCRQMCCQEKIKVEPLSEDEAWTLFMEKLGINVELPSEVIEIAKSVAKECTGLLLWIITMAGSMRQVDDIGQWRNALETLKESKIGKGDMEADIFKIIEFSYMNLNDSALQQAFLYCALFPVDSGISREDLVEYMIVEGIVAKRKSRQAESDKGHAMLNKLENACLIESCTREGYRCVRMNTLVRDMAIKIQKVNSQAMVESGG; encoded by the coding sequence atggattttggaattatgttgagaagaaaaataatggtttcGCCTGTAAGTTTTGTGAGTTTGAATTTGCAGCGCGCACTTCAGTTACTAGGATTAAATCACATTTATCAGGAATTAAAGGGCTTGGCGTTAGCATATGGAAATCTTTCAGGTATAGAAATAGGAAATTGGGTAGACAGTATGATTGGAGGAGAGATTGTGATTATCGATCAAGGTAGAGCTCCTGAAGTGAGTGAAGCACATCCAGCTAAAGGAAAAGCATTTCAGACAACAGAGCTAGTGGGTCGTGCTTTTGAAAGAAATGTAAGTGAGATCTGGTCGTGGTTAATGAAGGATGATGTCTTAAGTATTGGTATTTACGGGATAGGCGGTGTTGGCAAAACGTCATTGTTGAGACATATCAATGATCAGCTTCTACAAAGACCAAGCTCTTTCCAGAATGTTTTTTGGATTACTGTAACGCAAGATTTCAGCATTTATAAATTGCAGAATCTCATCGCCAAAGCTGTTGATTTAGATCTTTCAAATGACGAGGATGAGAAGAAAAGAGCTGTGAAATTGTCAAATGGATTGATTGCGAAAAAGAAATTTGTTCTCATTCTAGATGATTTGTGGAATCATTTTTCTCCAGAGAAGGTGGGCGTACCTGTTGGAGTCGATGGATGCAAGTTGATTCTGACAAGTAGATCATTAAGAGTTTGTAGACAGATGTGCTGCCAGGAGAAAATAAAAGTGGAGCCACTTAGCGAGGATGAAGCCTGGACTTTGTTTATGGAGAAACTTGGCATTAATGTTGAACTTCCTTCAGAAGTTATAGAGATTGCAAAATCTGTTGCAAAGGAATGTACTGGTTTGCTACTTTGGATAATAACAATGGCAGGAAGCATGAGGCAAGTGGATGATATAGGTCAGTGGAGGAATGCGTTGGAGACATTAAAAGAGTCAAAAATTGGGAAGGGTGACATGGAGGCTGATATATTCAAGATAATAGAGTTCAGTTATATGAACTTGAACGATTCAGCTTTGCAACAAGCTTTCTTATACTGTGCATTGTTTCCTGTAGATTCCGGAATCAGTAGAGAGGACTTAGTAGAGTATATGATCGTCGAGGGAATCGTTGCAAAAAGGAAGAGCAGACAAGCAGAATCTGATAAGGGCCATGCCAtgcttaataaacttgaaaatgcCTGCTTAATAGAAAGTTGTACACGGGAAGGTTATAGATGCGTCCGAATGAATACCTTGGTTAGGGATATGGCCATCAAAATACAGAAAGTGAACTCTCAAGCCATGGTTGAATCTGGTGGATAG
- the LOC7462355 gene encoding stemmadenine O-acetyltransferase isoform X2: MDVSIISRELIKPSSPSIHHLLPFKLSLLDQLLPTTYVPMVFFYPRNNNQDFKGLQISIQLKRSLSQTLSTFYPFSGRVRNNSIIDNYEKGAPFVETRVKGSLFDFLIQPQLNLLNKFLPCQPFGYQSDPEATPQVAIQVNTFDCGGTALGLCFSHKIIDVATAIAFLDSWAANTRGHYLEQINPALFEASSRFPPQNKFLVQFPLWVAENYLFKEGNVTKRFVFDADAIATLRAKAKSKRVPNPSRTETLTAFIWKSCTEACRSLCALPRPSVSLHAVNIRQRTKPSFSRYSIGNLWWRSLTACELADTKIELNDLVSLTRESFTNINDDLLKDFQGENGLQGISESLLKQLVGIGSRNPEIFLFSSWLNFDLNDVDFGWGKPIWVGLTGEVGRPSGWANATFFKQTGRNNEIEVWMTLNEKIMSVVERNPEFLEFSTPNPSIFMPHVSS, translated from the exons ATGGACGTCAGTATCATTTCAAGAGAGCTCATCAAACCCTCTTCGCCATCCATCCATCAC CTCTTACCGTTCAAGCTGTCCCTTTTGGATCAGCTTTTACCCACAACTTATGTTCCGATGGTTTTCTTCTACCCAAGAAATAACAATCAAGATTTCAAAGGTTTACAAATCTCAATTCAACTAAAGAGATCACTGTCCCAAACACTATCCACCTTTTACCCTTTTTCTGGGAGGGTGAGAAACAACTCTATTATAGACAACTACGAGAAGGGTGCTCCATTTGTTGAAACCCGAGTGAAGGGGAGTTTGTTCGATTTTCTTATACAACCTCAGCTAAATTTGCTGAATAAATTTCTTCCATGCCAACCATTCGGCTATCAATCAGATCCAGAAGCAACACCGCAAGTAGCCATACAAGTTAACACATTTGACTGTGGTGGGACGGCACTCGGTCTCTGCTTTTCACACAAGATCATCGATGTAGCTACGGCGATTGCGTTCCTCGACAGCTGGGCAGCCAACACACGAGGTCATTACCTTGAGCAAATAAATCCTGCTCTTTTTGAGGCGTCATCCCGATTTCCTCCGCAAAATAAATTCTTAGTTCAATTTCCTTTGTGGGTGGCGGAAAACTATTTGTTCAAAGAAGGAAATGTCACCAAGAGATTCGTTTTTGATGCCGATGCCATTGCCACTCTAAGGGCTAAGGCTAAAAGCAAACGGGTGCCGAATCCATCTCGCACTGAAACACTGACTGCCTTTATTTGGAAATCCTGCACGGAAGCTTGTAGGTCGTTATGCGCTCTGCCAAGGCCGTCTGTCTCTCTACATGCAGTGAATATAAGACAAAGAACAAAACCTAGCTTTTCAAGATACTCTATTGGAAACCTATGGTGGCGTTCACTGACAGCCTGTGAGTTGGCTGATACCAAGATAGAGTTGAATGATTTGGTGAGCTTAACTAGAGAATCTTTCACTAATATAAACGATGATCTCCTCAAGGATTTCCAGGGTGAGAACGGGCTTCAAGGCATATCTGAGTCGTTGCTGAAACAACTGGTGGGTATAGGCTCGAGAAAcccagaaatatttttattttctagttggcTTAACTTTGATTTAAATGATGTCGATTTTGGATGGGGAAAACCTATATGGGTGGGTCTTACAGGAGAAGTTGGACGCCCTTCAGGGTGGGCGAATGCTACTTTCTTCAAACAGACTGGACGAAACAATGAAATTGAGGTGTGGATGaccttaaatgaaaaaataatgtctGTGGTAGAGCGTAACCCTGAGTTCCTCGAATTCTCTACTCCAAATCCTAGTATTTTCATGCCTCATGTATCatcttaa